In Halobacillus amylolyticus, the following proteins share a genomic window:
- a CDS encoding MBL fold metallo-hydrolase — protein MLEKITEDIHKLVVQFPSGMEEVNSYLMKGKEGYTVIDTGTYSDEAKEAWERVLESGIVIEKVVLTHTHQDHIGLAKWFQQDIGVPVYTSLLGYKEMKKHRETNVRDRMDSLVKKHGGPGIPEKMQDDSFIYDFEPDGLFEKNEKIFLGEDLFEAIWTPGHAPDHFCFYNKKAKVMIIGDHLLKGISPVIGLWSGEERNALTEYYNSLELIKSYPSDVAMPGHGDLIYNLTDRVNEVRERHDGRLQGVLDAVKNERKTANDICQEMYGTLHIILFLSPFMATLTRLIYLEALGKVEREVVDGQTMFRAS, from the coding sequence ATGCTAGAAAAAATCACTGAAGACATACATAAACTGGTTGTCCAATTTCCATCAGGGATGGAAGAAGTAAATTCTTATCTAATGAAAGGTAAGGAAGGTTATACCGTGATTGATACAGGTACTTATTCGGATGAAGCAAAAGAAGCATGGGAAAGGGTACTGGAATCAGGGATCGTGATCGAAAAAGTGGTTTTAACACATACTCATCAGGACCACATCGGGCTAGCCAAATGGTTTCAGCAGGATATCGGTGTTCCTGTATATACATCGCTTTTAGGTTACAAAGAAATGAAGAAGCATCGCGAAACAAACGTCAGGGATAGAATGGACAGCCTGGTCAAAAAACACGGAGGACCTGGAATTCCCGAGAAAATGCAAGATGATTCTTTTATTTACGATTTCGAGCCTGATGGGCTTTTTGAGAAAAATGAAAAGATTTTCCTGGGCGAAGATCTCTTTGAGGCTATTTGGACGCCGGGTCACGCTCCAGATCACTTCTGCTTTTACAACAAAAAAGCCAAAGTCATGATTATCGGCGATCATCTATTAAAAGGGATTTCTCCGGTGATTGGGCTGTGGTCAGGTGAAGAAAGGAATGCACTAACAGAATATTATAACTCTCTAGAGCTCATAAAGAGTTATCCCTCAGATGTGGCTATGCCTGGCCACGGCGATCTGATTTACAATTTAACTGATAGAGTGAATGAAGTTAGGGAGAGGCATGATGGACGTCTTCAGGGAGTTTTAGATGCCGTTAAGAATGAGAGGAAAACAGCTAATGACATATGTCAGGAAATGTACGGGACTTTACATATTATTTTGTTTTTAAGCCCTTTTATGGCTACGCTTACACGACTGATTTATTTAGAAGCGCTTGGAAAAGTGGAGCGGGAAGTAGTCGATGGGCAGACCATGTTCCGGGCAAGTTAA
- a CDS encoding nitroreductase family protein: protein MDVTEAIRERREITSYTDEPISDDILKKVEDAGVFAPTGNNLPSKYLIVVKDRNTLDELADTTPYMKWKKEAQAAIVVIGKPEVSKYWLQDASFACAFIWLEAVEVGLGSAFGAVYNLQDEQESGRRETYVRDLLGIPEECRVVAGLGLGYPGEPPKPKNHVPRDEVVRYEKF, encoded by the coding sequence ATGGATGTTACGGAAGCAATCAGGGAGCGGCGTGAAATTACATCATACACTGATGAGCCGATTTCAGATGATATCTTAAAGAAAGTGGAGGATGCAGGAGTTTTTGCGCCTACAGGTAACAATCTTCCGTCTAAATATTTGATTGTCGTAAAGGATCGTAACACCTTGGATGAGTTAGCTGACACAACCCCTTACATGAAATGGAAGAAAGAAGCACAGGCGGCCATTGTCGTCATCGGGAAACCGGAAGTAAGTAAATATTGGCTGCAAGATGCTTCCTTTGCTTGTGCGTTCATCTGGCTTGAAGCTGTCGAGGTTGGACTTGGGTCCGCATTTGGTGCGGTTTATAACCTACAAGATGAGCAAGAGTCAGGGAGACGGGAAACGTATGTGAGAGATCTTTTAGGAATACCAGAAGAATGTCGAGTTGTTGCCGGGTTAGGACTAGGGTATCCAGGCGAACCCCCTAAACCGAAGAACCATGTGCCGAGAGATGAAGTTGTTCGCTATGAAAAATTTTAA